In one window of Candidatus Binatia bacterium DNA:
- a CDS encoding helicase-related protein, with product MSFEGRQDVIAGLRVGAELEVRREPHNPHDPNAIAVHYGNLQLGFFNRRMAAHIAPQIDAGARYRARIASLTGGSQDPSTGSGQGKHRGVNIFVERESAGALAPRRRQERAHARRGGELDAEEAVLTALLGSARPHAAQLAVLERVDAGRNTLAVLGTGRGKSFCFQFAAAMRALGGDAKTLVVYPLRALANDQYEALRRTLDPLGLRCFRANGSIDNEEREDLFRALREGAWDVVLATPEFLEFHRDALQGGGAPSFVVVDEAHHLHESRHRPAYSRLATTIAALGAPQILALTATARDDAFRRIVEDLKIDAWVIDPTVRENLEVADARNTKDKIGYLTDLFGAAGEREKGIVYCNSRPEVAKVAQRLRKALGNGVVFYHGKMPNAERLEVERLFREGSLRVVVATSAFGEGIDLPDVRNVVLYHLNFDFGEFNQQAGRAGRDGAPARIHLLYGEHDRALNEYLIDLDAPPLPRLREIYRGLRSLAHPATGSRQALVRGDNAQLAGILDIERVADRTIGAALRVFADSGLVEVSEDDEGRFVRFLPITGKVEMERNERYAEGEATREAFAQFSNLALTAPAMTLQRIINRPIYPSRVELLR from the coding sequence GTGTCGTTCGAGGGGCGCCAAGACGTCATCGCCGGGCTGCGCGTCGGCGCGGAGCTCGAGGTGCGCCGTGAGCCGCACAACCCGCACGACCCGAACGCGATCGCCGTGCACTACGGCAACCTGCAGCTCGGATTCTTCAACCGGCGCATGGCGGCGCACATCGCGCCACAAATCGACGCGGGAGCGCGCTATCGCGCGAGGATCGCGTCGCTGACGGGAGGCTCGCAAGACCCTTCGACAGGCTCAGGGCAGGGCAAGCATCGCGGCGTCAACATCTTCGTCGAGCGCGAATCGGCGGGCGCGCTCGCGCCGCGACGGCGCCAGGAGCGCGCGCACGCCCGTCGCGGAGGCGAGCTCGACGCCGAGGAGGCCGTGCTCACGGCGCTGCTCGGCTCCGCGCGGCCGCACGCCGCGCAGCTGGCGGTGCTCGAGCGAGTGGACGCCGGCAGGAACACGCTCGCGGTGCTCGGGACGGGGCGCGGCAAGTCGTTCTGCTTCCAGTTCGCTGCGGCAATGCGCGCGCTGGGTGGCGACGCCAAGACGCTCGTCGTCTATCCGCTGCGCGCGCTCGCCAACGATCAGTACGAGGCGCTGCGCCGCACGCTCGATCCGCTCGGGCTGCGCTGCTTTCGCGCCAACGGCTCGATCGACAACGAGGAGCGCGAGGATCTCTTCCGCGCGCTGCGCGAGGGAGCGTGGGACGTCGTGCTCGCGACGCCGGAGTTTCTCGAGTTCCACCGCGACGCGCTGCAAGGCGGCGGCGCGCCATCCTTCGTCGTGGTCGACGAGGCGCACCACCTGCACGAGTCGCGGCATCGCCCGGCGTACTCGCGCCTCGCGACGACGATCGCGGCGCTCGGAGCGCCGCAGATCCTCGCGCTGACGGCGACGGCGCGCGACGACGCGTTTCGCCGCATCGTCGAGGACCTGAAGATCGACGCGTGGGTGATCGATCCTACCGTGCGCGAAAACCTCGAGGTCGCCGACGCGCGCAACACCAAGGACAAGATCGGCTATCTCACCGACCTGTTCGGCGCGGCGGGCGAGCGCGAGAAGGGCATCGTGTACTGCAACTCGCGGCCGGAGGTCGCGAAGGTCGCGCAGCGCCTGCGCAAAGCGTTGGGCAATGGCGTCGTCTTCTACCATGGGAAGATGCCGAACGCCGAGCGACTCGAGGTGGAGCGGCTCTTTCGCGAGGGGAGCCTGCGCGTCGTGGTCGCGACGTCGGCCTTCGGCGAGGGCATCGACCTGCCCGACGTGCGCAACGTCGTGCTCTACCACCTCAACTTCGATTTCGGCGAGTTCAACCAGCAGGCCGGCCGGGCCGGGCGCGACGGCGCGCCCGCGCGCATCCATCTGCTCTACGGCGAACACGACCGCGCGCTCAACGAGTATCTCATCGATCTCGACGCTCCGCCGCTGCCGCGGCTGCGCGAGATCTACCGCGGACTGCGCAGCCTCGCGCACCCTGCGACGGGCTCACGACAGGCTTTGGTGCGTGGCGACAACGCGCAGCTCGCCGGCATCTTGGACATCGAGCGTGTGGCGGACCGCACGATCGGCGCGGCGCTGCGCGTCTTCGCGGATTCCGGCCTCGTCGAGGTGAGCGAAGACGACGAAGGGCGCTTCGTGCGCTTCCTGCCCATCACCGGTAAGGTGGAAATGGAGCGCAACGAGCGCTACGCGGAGGGCGAGGCGACTCGGGAGGCGTTCGCGCAGTTTTCCAACCTCGCGCTGACCGCGCCGGCG
- the secF gene encoding protein translocase subunit SecF, with protein MLFRRLNWNIVGWYRIVSTISFLVIALGLGSMIYNGFKGGNGFQPSHMLRLGLSFTGGTDIAVKFTQPTTADKVRAALTSLGMTEESVTTAGTDGTQFVIQTQTSFANNSTPVWNALGTVAPVDRAASQITAVGPSLGREYLTKALWALVIALSIQFIYIAFRFGWNYIFGLVTVIALLRDAAMMIGIYALADKRADDAFLAAVLTVIGYSVMDTIVILDRIRENTKLMAGAAYDTIVNESIKQTMTRSFNTLATVVITLVALLALGGASLKNFAFALLVGILSGGYHSIFFSAPLVLVFRKRQLDAAARRRRAGLAQDRTVTARARSESTALQSRGGVAREDIVAARRERRAKAKAARSAAPAAPQRYRKKRDDGGIAVEEPYVGEEGALDPLDAQQAGLHDAAMEQGHEEIALNLDPFPSTSSGQTSTSSEQASSSEQPKE; from the coding sequence ATGTTATTCCGCAGGCTCAACTGGAACATCGTCGGCTGGTACCGCATCGTATCGACGATCTCGTTTCTCGTGATCGCGCTGGGCCTCGGGTCGATGATCTACAACGGCTTCAAGGGCGGAAACGGGTTCCAGCCGTCGCACATGCTGCGGCTCGGGCTCTCGTTCACGGGCGGCACCGATATCGCCGTGAAATTCACGCAGCCCACCACGGCGGACAAGGTCAGGGCGGCCCTGACGAGCCTCGGCATGACCGAGGAGTCGGTCACGACCGCCGGCACCGACGGCACGCAGTTCGTCATCCAGACGCAGACCTCGTTCGCCAACAATTCGACCCCGGTCTGGAATGCGCTCGGCACGGTGGCGCCGGTCGATCGCGCGGCGTCGCAGATCACGGCGGTCGGCCCGTCGCTCGGGCGCGAGTACCTCACCAAGGCGCTGTGGGCGCTCGTGATCGCGCTGAGCATCCAGTTCATCTACATAGCGTTCCGCTTCGGCTGGAACTATATCTTCGGCCTCGTCACGGTCATCGCGCTCCTGCGCGATGCCGCGATGATGATCGGCATCTACGCGCTGGCCGACAAGCGTGCCGACGATGCGTTCCTGGCCGCCGTGCTGACGGTTATCGGCTACTCCGTCATGGACACGATCGTCATCCTCGACCGAATACGCGAGAACACCAAGCTGATGGCGGGCGCGGCTTACGACACGATCGTCAACGAGTCGATCAAACAAACGATGACGCGCTCGTTCAACACGCTCGCGACCGTCGTCATCACGCTGGTCGCGCTCTTGGCGCTCGGTGGCGCGAGCCTGAAGAACTTCGCCTTCGCTCTGCTCGTCGGCATCTTATCGGGAGGTTACCACTCTATCTTTTTCTCGGCACCGCTCGTGCTCGTCTTCCGCAAGCGCCAGCTCGATGCGGCCGCGCGGCGCCGCCGCGCCGGGCTCGCCCAGGACCGCACGGTGACGGCGCGGGCGCGCTCCGAATCGACCGCGCTGCAGAGCCGCGGCGGCGTAGCGCGCGAGGACATCGTGGCCGCGCGCCGCGAACGCCGCGCAAAGGCCAAAGCCGCGCGCAGCGCCGCGCCGGCGGCGCCGCAGCGCTATCGCAAGAAGCGCGACGACGGCGGCATCGCCGTCGAGGAGCCGTACGTGGGCGAAGAAGGCGCGCTCGATCCGCTCGACGCGCAGCAGGCCGGATTGCACGACGCCGCGATGGAGCAAGGCCACGAGGAAATCGCGCTCAACCTCGACCCGTTCCCTTCGACAAGCTCAGGGCAAACTTCGACAAGCTCAGAGCAAGCCAGCAGCTCAGAGCAACCGAAGGAGTAG
- the secD gene encoding protein translocase subunit SecD, translating to MNWKNLKAPFKALVIVAICAVSIWQAWPVQQKIHLGLDLQGGARLLLQLRPTAEVPQITSQVQAQTREVIDRRINGLGVAEPSISNIGTDRILVELPNVKNPDQAEQVLKQVAVLEYKIVPFDVVQKADAAVAALQQPNLNAKAKADAELYVSKTAYEKSGDVVYSGKDLKAAQASYDQAGRPDITFQTKNPAKFGKLTSSNLQKPLGIFLDQRYLSAPIIQSPIYDSGQITGSFTQEQTITLANELNAGALPVGVEIIEKETIGPTLGKLDLIQSMRAAALGLGLVLLFMIFVYRLPGLLADVALAIYVLIMLAILAISQANLTLPGIAGFVLSIGMAVDANVLIFERIKEELWNGKTMRAAVRVGFQRAFSAVFDSHFTTIVGAGVLYLLGTGTVKGFAFTLFWGTVVSLFTAVFITRFFVDVLVDNDILTTPELYGVKRRDVGIFSRGAAAEAGA from the coding sequence ATGAACTGGAAGAACCTGAAGGCGCCGTTTAAGGCGCTCGTCATCGTCGCGATTTGCGCAGTTTCCATCTGGCAGGCGTGGCCCGTGCAGCAGAAGATTCACCTCGGCCTCGACCTGCAGGGCGGCGCGCGGCTGTTGCTGCAGTTGCGTCCGACGGCCGAGGTTCCGCAGATCACGAGCCAGGTTCAGGCGCAGACCCGCGAGGTGATCGACCGCCGCATCAACGGCCTCGGCGTCGCCGAGCCGTCGATCAGCAACATCGGCACCGACCGCATCCTGGTCGAGCTTCCCAACGTGAAGAATCCCGACCAGGCCGAGCAGGTGCTCAAGCAGGTCGCGGTGCTCGAATACAAGATCGTTCCGTTTGACGTCGTGCAGAAGGCCGACGCCGCCGTCGCCGCGCTGCAGCAGCCCAACCTCAACGCGAAGGCCAAGGCCGACGCGGAGCTCTACGTCTCGAAGACGGCGTACGAGAAGAGCGGCGACGTCGTGTACTCCGGCAAGGATCTCAAGGCGGCGCAGGCCAGCTACGACCAGGCCGGCCGTCCCGACATCACGTTCCAGACGAAGAACCCGGCCAAGTTCGGCAAGCTCACCTCGTCGAATCTGCAAAAGCCGCTCGGCATCTTCCTCGACCAACGCTATCTCTCAGCGCCGATCATCCAGAGCCCGATCTACGACAGCGGTCAGATCACAGGCAGCTTCACGCAAGAGCAGACGATCACGCTCGCCAACGAGCTCAACGCCGGCGCGCTGCCGGTCGGCGTGGAGATCATCGAGAAAGAGACGATCGGCCCGACGCTGGGCAAGCTCGACCTGATCCAATCGATGCGCGCCGCCGCCCTCGGGCTCGGACTCGTGCTGCTGTTCATGATCTTCGTCTATCGCCTGCCGGGCCTTCTGGCCGACGTCGCGCTCGCGATCTACGTGCTGATCATGCTCGCGATCCTCGCGATATCGCAGGCGAACCTGACGCTCCCCGGCATCGCCGGCTTCGTGCTCTCGATCGGCATGGCCGTGGACGCGAACGTGCTGATCTTCGAGCGCATCAAGGAAGAGCTTTGGAACGGTAAGACGATGCGCGCCGCGGTGCGCGTCGGCTTCCAGCGCGCGTTCTCGGCCGTCTTCGACAGCCACTTCACCACGATCGTCGGCGCCGGCGTTCTCTACCTGCTCGGCACCGGAACGGTCAAGGGCTTCGCCTTCACGCTCTTCTGGGGCACCGTCGTCTCGCTGTTCACGGCGGTCTTCATCACGCGCTTCTTCGTCGACGTTCTCGTCGACAACGATATCCTCACGACGCCCGAGCTGTACGGCGTGAAGCGCCGCGACGTCGGGATCTTTTCGAGGGGTGCGGCGGCGGAGGCGGGAGCGTAA
- a CDS encoding sodium:solute symporter family protein, which yields MRLTPLDWVIVVASLGVSFVPAIVLARRAGRNITEFFAAGRQAPWWLIGISLVATTFSTDTPNLVTNLVRDGGVAENWLWWSFLLTGMATVFFFARLWRRSGVLTDLEFYELRYAGRAASFVRGFRAIYLGLFFNCWIIATVNLALVKIAGILFGWPRAETLAICVAVPIIFAATAGLWGVMVTDMIQFCITMSSAFAAAYFAIHAPGVGGLHGLVTHVAQTHALTLSILPNFADPKTALAIFVIPLTVLWWSVWYPGAEPGGGSYVAQRMLAARTESDALFGTFAFQVMHYALRPWPWIVVALASTIVYPSLHDIHLRFPTVAPNLIGNDIAYPAMLVFLPAGFAGFMVAGIFAAYRSTIETHLNWGTSYLVHDFYQRFIRPGSSQRELVFAGRLVTVLLMGVGVALTLALDNAKNAFNLLLSIGAGTGLIYLLRWFWWRINAWSEVSAMAASFVVSLAFFLAAKLGHAVDSVDALLITIGITTVVWLAVTFLTPPVDAGVLAAFYRLVRPAGPGWARVRRLGDLPASPDSLSLALLGWVLGLASVYGALFATGAFIYGRPVQGAVWSAIAVAAIAGLLAIGRRLWNPTPSDGRPGAAGRLSSTGSNELEEPEGAV from the coding sequence ATGAGACTGACCCCGCTCGACTGGGTCATCGTCGTCGCATCGTTGGGCGTGAGCTTCGTTCCGGCCATCGTGCTGGCGCGGCGCGCCGGGCGCAACATCACCGAGTTCTTTGCGGCGGGGCGGCAGGCGCCGTGGTGGCTGATCGGCATCTCGCTCGTCGCGACCACGTTCTCGACCGACACGCCCAATCTCGTGACCAACCTCGTGCGCGACGGCGGCGTCGCCGAGAACTGGCTCTGGTGGTCGTTTTTGCTCACCGGAATGGCGACGGTCTTTTTCTTCGCGCGGCTGTGGCGGCGCTCGGGCGTGCTCACCGACCTCGAGTTCTACGAGCTGCGCTATGCGGGGCGTGCCGCATCGTTCGTGCGCGGCTTCCGCGCGATCTATCTGGGTCTGTTCTTCAACTGCTGGATCATCGCGACCGTCAACCTCGCGCTCGTGAAGATCGCCGGAATTCTGTTCGGCTGGCCGCGCGCCGAGACGCTCGCGATCTGCGTCGCGGTGCCGATCATCTTCGCCGCGACGGCCGGGCTGTGGGGCGTGATGGTCACCGACATGATCCAGTTCTGCATCACCATGAGCTCGGCGTTCGCGGCGGCGTACTTCGCGATCCACGCGCCGGGCGTCGGCGGCCTGCACGGCCTCGTGACGCACGTCGCGCAAACCCACGCGCTCACGCTCTCTATCCTGCCGAACTTCGCCGACCCGAAGACGGCGCTCGCGATCTTCGTCATCCCGCTCACAGTCTTGTGGTGGTCGGTGTGGTATCCCGGCGCCGAGCCGGGCGGCGGCAGCTACGTCGCGCAGCGCATGCTCGCCGCGCGCACCGAGTCCGACGCGCTTTTCGGCACCTTCGCGTTCCAGGTGATGCACTACGCGCTGCGCCCGTGGCCGTGGATCGTCGTCGCGCTCGCGTCGACGATCGTCTATCCGTCGCTGCACGACATCCACCTACGCTTCCCCACCGTCGCGCCGAATCTGATAGGCAACGACATCGCCTATCCGGCCATGCTCGTCTTCCTGCCGGCGGGCTTCGCCGGCTTCATGGTCGCCGGCATCTTCGCCGCCTACCGCTCGACGATCGAGACGCACCTGAACTGGGGCACGTCGTACCTGGTGCACGACTTCTATCAGCGCTTCATCCGGCCGGGCTCCAGCCAGCGCGAGCTCGTCTTCGCCGGGCGGCTCGTGACGGTGCTGCTGATGGGCGTCGGCGTCGCGCTCACGCTGGCGCTCGACAACGCGAAGAACGCGTTCAACCTGCTGCTCTCGATCGGCGCGGGCACAGGGCTAATCTATCTGCTGCGCTGGTTCTGGTGGCGCATCAACGCGTGGAGCGAGGTGAGCGCGATGGCCGCGTCGTTCGTCGTCTCGCTCGCGTTCTTCCTCGCCGCCAAACTCGGCCACGCCGTCGACAGCGTCGACGCGCTGCTGATCACGATCGGCATCACGACGGTCGTATGGCTCGCCGTCACGTTCCTCACGCCGCCCGTCGACGCGGGCGTCCTGGCCGCGTTCTACCGCCTGGTTCGGCCCGCCGGGCCGGGCTGGGCGCGAGTCCGCCGGCTGGGTGACCTTCCCGCGTCGCCCGACTCGCTCTCGCTCGCGCTGCTCGGCTGGGTGCTCGGCCTGGCCTCGGTGTACGGCGCGCTCTTTGCGACGGGGGCCTTCATCTACGGACGGCCCGTCCAAGGGGCGGTGTGGAGCGCGATCGCCGTCGCCGCGATCGCCGGGCTGCTCGCGATCGGCCGCCGCCTCTGGAATCCCACCCCTTCCGACGGCAGGCCCGGCGCCGCCGGAAGGCTAAGCTCCACCGGCTCCAATGAACTGGAAGAACCTGAAGGCGCCGTTTAA
- a CDS encoding flagellar biosynthesis protein FlhA, protein MTSRKSAVYAFAGLLLTVVAILIVPLPPWLLDLLLGVNIFGSALVLLLSVTVEEPLEFSAFAPALLIATLFRLSLDVSATRLILTSGASPGAVGAIIPAFGAFVVRGNLVVGLIVFAILVTIQFVVIASGSQRVAEVAARFTLDAMPGKQMAIDADVHAGALDGEGARRKREAVQREADFYGAMDGAGKFVKGDAIAALIIVALNLTGGVIVGIAYHGLSPLDALNTFALLSIGNALVTTLPAFLISTAMGMMVTRVASDGALGADLAAQLFSRPDVLRSAGGLLLALALVPALPRPLFAALGASAFVMAAGAQRRRSRREAEAADARDRIKRNAMRRPELALGLVGVDPIAVEIGADLAPLLAPPFSDALLDRIGEVRRALAADIGVVLPGVRLRDDLARDPRTYAIRVRDRLVGAGRLELERLLAVADQSILASFGGRIEPEPVYGLPAAWIAPEGRERAANAGALVFDPISVIGSHLAEIARVHAPEFVGRQELQTLLEHLRATVPALVKEVGGEALPFGSLHRAFLLLLREAAWPRDPIAVIEAMLETGTHEPRDLAEAARRAIVPDLLRRRGVTQLEPAIFDPAFEQRLVSSWCRADAYDPATALAVRARIEAYATRTPRDRAAVVCTAALRPMLADFLLRCGLRIGVYAYGELPSEVTLAPAEVIEESEPNALPA, encoded by the coding sequence ATGACGTCGCGCAAGAGCGCGGTCTACGCGTTCGCGGGTCTCCTGCTGACCGTCGTCGCGATCCTGATCGTGCCGCTGCCGCCATGGCTGCTCGATTTGCTGCTCGGTGTCAACATCTTCGGCTCGGCGTTGGTGCTCCTGCTCTCCGTCACCGTCGAGGAACCGCTCGAGTTTTCCGCCTTTGCGCCGGCGCTTCTGATCGCGACGCTCTTTCGGCTCTCGCTCGACGTCTCGGCGACGCGCTTGATCCTGACGTCGGGAGCGTCCCCCGGGGCGGTGGGTGCGATCATTCCCGCGTTCGGCGCCTTCGTCGTACGCGGAAACCTGGTGGTTGGGTTGATTGTCTTCGCGATCCTGGTGACGATTCAGTTTGTCGTCATCGCGAGCGGCTCGCAGCGCGTCGCCGAGGTGGCGGCCCGCTTCACGCTCGACGCGATGCCTGGCAAGCAGATGGCGATCGACGCGGACGTGCACGCCGGAGCGCTGGACGGGGAAGGCGCGCGGCGCAAGCGCGAGGCGGTGCAGCGGGAGGCGGACTTCTACGGCGCGATGGACGGAGCCGGCAAGTTCGTCAAAGGCGACGCGATCGCGGCGCTGATCATCGTGGCCCTGAACTTGACCGGCGGCGTCATCGTCGGCATTGCCTACCACGGTCTCTCACCGCTCGACGCGCTCAATACGTTCGCGCTGCTCTCGATCGGCAACGCGCTGGTCACGACGCTACCCGCGTTCCTGATCTCGACCGCGATGGGCATGATGGTCACGCGGGTCGCGTCGGACGGCGCTCTGGGCGCCGACCTCGCGGCTCAGCTCTTCTCGCGTCCCGACGTCCTGCGTAGCGCGGGCGGCTTGTTGCTCGCGCTGGCGCTGGTGCCCGCGCTGCCGCGGCCGCTGTTTGCGGCGCTCGGCGCGAGCGCCTTCGTCATGGCCGCGGGTGCGCAGCGTCGTCGCTCGCGCCGCGAAGCCGAAGCCGCCGACGCGCGCGATCGCATCAAGCGCAACGCGATGCGCCGTCCCGAGCTCGCGCTCGGTCTGGTCGGCGTCGATCCGATCGCCGTAGAGATCGGCGCGGATCTGGCGCCGCTGCTCGCGCCGCCGTTCTCGGACGCGTTGCTGGACCGGATCGGCGAGGTGCGCCGCGCGCTGGCGGCCGACATCGGCGTCGTCTTGCCCGGCGTGCGGCTGCGCGACGACCTTGCGCGCGACCCGCGCACGTACGCAATTCGCGTGCGCGATCGTCTAGTCGGCGCCGGGCGGCTCGAGCTCGAGCGGCTGCTCGCGGTGGCAGACCAATCGATTCTCGCGTCGTTCGGCGGACGGATCGAGCCGGAGCCGGTCTACGGCTTGCCGGCCGCCTGGATCGCACCGGAAGGGCGCGAGCGTGCGGCGAACGCGGGCGCGCTCGTCTTCGATCCCATCTCCGTGATCGGATCGCACCTGGCGGAGATCGCGCGCGTCCATGCGCCGGAGTTCGTCGGGCGTCAGGAGCTGCAGACGCTGCTCGAGCACTTGCGCGCAACGGTTCCCGCGCTCGTGAAGGAAGTCGGGGGAGAGGCGTTGCCGTTCGGCTCGTTGCATCGCGCGTTCTTGCTGTTGCTGCGCGAGGCGGCGTGGCCGCGCGATCCGATCGCGGTGATCGAAGCGATGTTGGAGACCGGTACGCACGAGCCACGCGACCTAGCCGAGGCGGCGCGCCGAGCCATCGTGCCGGACTTGCTCCGCCGCAGGGGAGTGACGCAGCTCGAACCGGCGATCTTCGATCCGGCGTTCGAACAGCGGCTCGTCTCGAGCTGGTGCCGCGCCGACGCTTACGATCCCGCGACGGCGCTGGCCGTGCGCGCGCGCATTGAAGCGTATGCGACGCGGACGCCGCGCGACCGAGCCGCGGTAGTTTGTACCGCCGCGCTGCGGCCGATGCTCGCGGATTTCCTACTGCGCTGCGGCTTGCGGATCGGCGTGTACGCCTACGGCGAGTTGCCGAGCGAGGTGACGCTCGCGCCCGCCGAGGTCATCGAAGAGAGCGAACCGAACGCGCTGCCAGCATGA
- a CDS encoding EscU/YscU/HrcU family type III secretion system export apparatus switch protein, translating to MSDASEKPFEATPRRIAKARREGNVARSSEFSANVSFAAAAAATLAAAPALAAAAGGSIVAAATRGVITQQCALVVALAMLVVGGASLAGVLAGFLQTGGVTFAGATPKFERLNPVEGFRRICSRDTLAHSLRATLAFTCALLAMTPAIATSAAALLRAASWRSAAAGASEGAEGVAAAAAAVGLCFSIAECGAARNAWLRKLRMSFEERKREARDEEGDAVARGRRRALHRSLLRGGLNRVKDAAFVVVNPAHLAVALEYRPPAVCVPKVLVRAVDELALRVRETARGHGVPVVENAGLARALYRDTRAGEPIPHTHYVAVAEVVAALLRAHVLPG from the coding sequence ATGAGCGACGCCTCCGAGAAGCCGTTCGAAGCAACCCCGCGGCGCATCGCGAAGGCGAGGCGCGAGGGGAACGTCGCGAGGTCGAGCGAGTTTTCGGCGAATGTCTCGTTCGCGGCCGCCGCGGCGGCCACACTCGCCGCCGCCCCGGCGCTCGCCGCCGCCGCCGGAGGTTCGATCGTTGCCGCGGCGACGCGCGGCGTAATCACGCAGCAGTGCGCGCTCGTCGTAGCGCTCGCGATGCTCGTCGTTGGCGGCGCGTCGCTGGCCGGAGTGTTAGCGGGCTTCCTGCAGACGGGCGGCGTGACGTTTGCCGGGGCCACACCGAAGTTCGAGCGCCTCAACCCCGTCGAGGGCTTTAGGCGGATCTGCTCGCGCGATACCCTCGCGCACTCGCTCCGAGCGACGCTCGCGTTCACCTGCGCGCTCCTCGCCATGACGCCGGCGATCGCGACGAGCGCCGCGGCGTTGCTGCGAGCCGCGAGCTGGCGCAGCGCCGCGGCCGGCGCGTCGGAGGGAGCCGAGGGCGTCGCGGCGGCGGCCGCCGCCGTCGGACTGTGCTTCTCGATCGCCGAGTGCGGTGCCGCACGAAACGCGTGGTTGCGGAAGTTGCGCATGAGCTTCGAGGAGCGCAAACGCGAGGCGAGAGACGAAGAGGGAGATGCGGTCGCGCGCGGCCGCCGCCGCGCGCTGCACCGCTCGCTGCTCCGCGGCGGCCTGAATCGCGTCAAAGACGCCGCCTTCGTCGTGGTCAATCCGGCGCACCTGGCCGTCGCGCTGGAGTATCGTCCGCCGGCGGTCTGCGTGCCGAAGGTTCTCGTGCGTGCCGTCGACGAGCTCGCGCTGCGCGTCCGAGAGACGGCGCGCGGCCACGGCGTACCGGTCGTAGAGAACGCCGGCCTGGCCCGGGCGCTCTACCGCGACACGCGCGCCGGCGAGCCCATACCGCACACGCACTACGTCGCCGTCGCGGAGGTCGTCGCGGCGCTGCTGCGCGCGCACGTGCTGCCGGGATGA